Genomic DNA from Paracoccus sp. MBLB3053:
CCGAGGAGAGCATGCGGTCGAAACGCGCCCGTTCGACATTCAGGATCTTGCCGCGCAGGGGCAGCACGGCCTGGTTCTGGCGCGAGCGGCCCTGTTTGGCAGAACCACCTGCCGAGTCACCCTCGACGATGAACAGTTCGGAAAGGGCAGGGTCCTTTTCCTGGCAATCGGCCAGCTTGCCGGGCAGTGAGGCCACGTCCATCGCGGTCTTGCGCCGGGTCAGCTCACGGGCCTTGCGGGCGGCCTCGCGCGCCAGCGCGGCCTCGATGATCTTGCCGACGATCTGCTTTGCTTCGGCGGGGTTTTCCTCGAACCACTCGGTCAACTTTTCGTTCACGAGGCTTTCGACAGCCGGGCGAACCTCCGAGGAAACCAGCTTGTCCTTGGTCTGGCTCGAGAATTTCGGATCTGGAACCTTGACCGACAGGACGCAGGTCAGGCCTTCGCGCGCGTCGTCGCCGGTGAAATCGACCTTCTCGCGCTTGGCGACACCGCTGGTCTGGGCATAGCTGTTGATGACGCGGGTCAGCGCACCCCGGAAGCCGGCAATATGCGTTCCGCCATCGCGTTGCGGGATGTTGTTGGTAAATGGCAGGACGGTTTCGTGATAGCTGTCGTTCCACCACATCGCAACCTCGATGCCGATGCCGTTCTTGTCGCCCTGAATGAAGATCGGGTCAGACATGACCGGGGTCTTCGAGCGGTCGATGAACTTCACGAATTCGCGCACGCCGCCTTCGTAGTAAAGCTCGGTCCGGAGCGGCTCGGCCGGGCGCTCATCTTCCAGGATGATGCGCACGCCGGAATTGAGGAAGGCGAGTTCCCGCAGCCGGTTTTCCAGCGTCTTGTAAACATAATCGAGGTTCGAGAAGGTGCCTTCACCTCCGTCTGCCTTGGACGAGGCGAGGAAGCGCACCTCTGTCCCCTTTTCGCCCGGCGCGGCATCGCCCACGACGCGCAGATGCTCGGCCGTATCGCCATGCTCGAAGCGCGCGTAATGTTCCTTGCCATTGCGCCAGATGCGCAATTCCAGCCAGTCGGACAGCGCGTTCACGACCGACACGCCCACGCCGTGAAGGCCGCCCGAGACCTTGTAGCTGTTCTGGTCGAACTTTCCGCCGGCATGCAGTTGGGTCATGATGACCTCGGCCGCCGAAACCCCTTCGGTCGGGTGCAAGTCGACCGGGATTCCGCGCCCGTTGTCGCGGACCGAAACGCTGCTGTCGGCATGGATCTTGACGCGCACGAAATCGGCATGACCGGCCAGCGCCTCGTCGATGCCGTTGTCCACCACCTCGTAGACCATGTGATGCAGACCCGAGCCATCGTCGGTATCGCCGATATACATGCCCGGGCGCTTGCGCACGGCCTCCAGGCCCTTGAGAACCTTGATGGAATCGGCACCGTATTCGGAGGGCTGGGGGGCGGGTTCGGTCATTGTCATCTTATCCTGCCTTGGGCTCCCATCTTATAGGGGGCCACGGCCGGAATGTCACGGGAAAGCCACAAGATTTAGGGCTTTTCAGGCGTCTTCAGACCAAGCCCGGCTGATCCAGCAAGGTGGCCCCGTTTCGGCTTTCGATCTCGATCACCCATAGATCCGGATCGCGGCTGCAGTTGCGGGCGATCTCGGCGTCGATTTCACTTTCCCCGGCTTCGGAAATTCGCGTCCAGGGGCGCTGGTCGGTCTCGAAATTCCATTCCCGCATCCAAAGGCTCGCGCGACCGTCGAGGGTCGCGCATTTCACCATGACGGTACCTGCCGTGTCATCGCCATGGCGCATGACATAGGCGGGGATATCGGCCAATTGCAGACGTTTCAGGTAGGCCGAGACCCAGATCCCGGCCGCGAGCCTCGGCTCAGGCATCGCCGTCCTTGAAGTCGAGGCCCATCTCGTTGTAGCGCTCGGCCTCGTCGAGCCAGTTCTCGCGCACCTTCACCTGCAGGAAGAGGTGCACCGGGCGGCCCATGAACTCGGCCAGTTCGGCGCGGGCGGCCTGGCCCACGGCCTTGATCGTTTCGCCCCCCTTGCCAAGGACGATGCCCTTGTGGCCGGGACGGGCGACATAGACGATCTGGTCGACGCGGGCCGATCCGTCCTTTTTCTCTTCCCATTTCTCGGTCTCGACCGTGAGCTGGTAGGGGATTTCCTCGTGCAACCGCAGCGTCAGTTTCTCGCGGGTGATTTCGGCGGCAATCATGCGCATGGGCAGATCGGCCACCTGGTCCTCGGGGTAAAGCCAGGGGCTTTCGGGAACCTCCTTGGCCAGCCAGTCGATCAGGCCGTTGCAGCCATAGCCCTTCTCGGCCGAGATCATGAAGGTCTGGGCGAAGTCGAACTTGCTGTTTGCCTCTTGCGACAGCGCCAGCAAGACCTCGGCCTTTACCCGGTCGATCTTGTTGATGACAAGCGCGACGGGCGTCTTGCCTGCATGTTCGCGAAGGCTTTCGATGATCGCCAGCGCGCCATCGGTCAACCCCCGATGGGCCTCGATCAGGAACAGGATGACATCGGCATCGGCCGCGCCGCCCCAGGCCGCCTTGACCATTGAACGGTCGAGCCGGCGCCGCGGGCGAAAGATGCCGGGGGTGTCCACGAAGACGATCTGCGCGTTCTCATGCATGGCGATCCCGCGGATGCGGGCGCGGGTCGTCTGCACCTTGTGGGTGACGATCGAGACCTTCGCCCCGACCATCTGGTTCAGAAGCGTGGATTTCCCGGCATTTGGTTCGCCGATCAGGGCTACGAAGCCCGCGCGCGTGTCGGTCATGTGGTTCCTTCGATCTGACCCAGCAGGACCTGTGCGGCCGCCTGCTCGATGCTGCGTTTGGTGCCCTTGCCACTGGCGACGGCTTCTCGGCCATCGTCCAGCCGGACGGTAATTTCAAATTCGGGGGCGTGATCGGGACCCGAGCGCGCCGTCTGCACATAGCGGGGCGGGCTCATGCCATTGGCCTGCGCCCATTCCTGCAACGCCGTCTTGGCGTCGCGGCTGTCCTGGTCGACGCTGTCAAGCCTTTCGGCCCAAAGCGCAAGGACGACGTTGCGCGCTGTCTCGAATCCGGCATCCAGATAGATGGCGGCAATCACGGCCTCCATGGCATCGGCCAGCAGTGCCTCCTTGCGGCGACCGCCCGACATCATCTCGGACCGGCCAAGCTTCAGCACCTCGCCCAGACCGATCTCGCGCGCGACGGCGGCGCAGGTCTCGCCCCTGACCAATGCGTTGTAGCGGGGCGCAAGCTGGCCTTCGGTGGCGGCCCTGTCTGCGGCAAACAAGGCCTCGGCCATGCTGAGCCCAAGGACGCGGTCGCCCAGGAATTCGAGCCGCTGGTTGTCGGGACGGGTCGCGCTGGCAATCGACCCATGGGTCAGGGCCCGCACAAGCAGTTCGGGCCGGGCAAACTCATGGCCCAGCCGTTCAGAGAAAGCACGCAGTTCGGCAGAAATCTTCATGTCCCGATCCTGCCACGGCCCCCCTTCCGCGGCAATTCTTCCTTAATCGACAGCCTTGAAGAAGCGGTCCGCACGCCAGGTCCAGAAATACAGCAGCGACTTGCCGGCCGAAGAGAACATGATCCGGTCGGCGCGCCCGATGAGGTATTCGGCCGGAACCATGCCGACGCCGCCGGCCGAGGCGGGCCAACGCGAGTCGCCCGAATTGTCGCGGTTGTCACCCATGAAGAAATAATTGCCCTCGGGGACGGTGAATTCCGGCGTATTGTCGCCCGGACCGTTGTCCGCCAGGTTCAGAACGTCATGGCTCACGCCATTGGGCAGGGTCTCGGTCAGACGTTCGGCAACACATTGGCCATTATCGGCGGCGCGGATCTGGCTGGGGCAGGGCAGGCTGCCCTGAGGTCCTTGCGGCGCTTGCGTTTCGACGAAATCGCCCGCGGCGACCTGCGGCGCCGCCTCGCCGTTGATGTATAGGACGCCATTGCGCATCTGGATGCGGTCGCCCGGCAGGCCGACCAGGCGCTTGATGAAGTCATCGCCGCGCGTCGGGTGGCGGAAGACCACGACATCACCGCGTTCGGGGTCCGAACCCAGAATGCGCCCCGAGATCGGGCACATCGAGAAGGGGCAGGAATGGCTGGAATAGCCATAGGCCATCTTGTTGACGAAAAGGAAATCGCCGATCAGAAGCGTGTCCTTCATGCTGCCCGACGGAATCCAGAAGGGCTGGAAGAACAGCGTGCGGAAGACGCCTGCGATCAGCAGCGCCCAGAAGATCGTCTTGACGGTTTCCCAGATGCCGCCATCCTTGCGGGCTTCGCTTTTCGCCATTTATGCTGTCCCCTCATGCGGAAGTCGCGCGTTCATGGGCCGCGCGACATGGCAAAGTCAAGCAGAAGCACCGGGCAGGGGTGGGGCGCTCGCGGCTTCGGGAAGAGCCTCGATGATCACGAATGCCTGAGCCCAAGGGTGATCGTCGGTCAGGGTGACATGGACATGGGCGCGATGACCCGGGGGCGTCATGTCCCGAAGCCTTTCGGCAGCCCAACCGGTCAGCTCCATCGTGGGCTGACCGCTGCGCAGGTTCCGGACGGCCATGTCCTTCCAACTGATTCCCATGGCAAGGCCGGTGCCAAGCGCCTTCGAGCAGGCCTCCTTGGCGGCCCAGCGTTTCGCCAGCGTCGCCGCCTCGAGCTTGCGCCGCGCGGCCAGGGCCAATTCGACCTCTGTGAAGACGCGCCGGCGAAACCGGTCGCCGTGACGCTCGAGCACGCCCGCTATGCGGTCGATATTGGCGAGATCCGAACCGATGCCAAGGATCATGGCTGCCCCTTATTCCACGGATGCGGGCAGGTACGCTGCGGCATCATCCTCGAACCAATGCCAGATGCCCGAGAGTTTGCCGAGCGTCCAGTCATAGCTTGCCGAAATCGAGACCTCCGGCAGGTCGTCATAAAGCCCCTGTGCCCCGTGCCAGGCCGCGGCTGGGCTCGTCTTCACGGCCTGCCAGACCTCGTCGCGACTGGGCGGAGAAATGCCACAGACCTCGTCCTCGGTGACAGGTTCATCCGGGTTGAAGGCGGCATCAAGCTCGCGCATTTCCTGCATCAATGCGCAGGCATCGTGAAGCTCCCATGCCGTTGCGGCGGCAATGACACCGACACCGATCACCGGCAGCGCCTCGCCGAAAGTCGATCCGACATTTCTCGCGGCGGCGGCGCCCGTCCTGCGCGAGACGCGTTCGGCCGTGTCATGCACAGCCTCGCGCATGGCGATGCGCCGGCCGCGATATTGCACCGTATTGTCCGCAAGCTGGGCGCGCAGGGCGCGCGTCTCGGCGCGCCTCGCTGCGCGCTCGGCATCCAGATCCGCACCTTGCCGGGCGATCCGCTCATTCAGCCGAGCTTCTCGCGCATGGGTCTCGGTCACGACCGAGCGCCGGCCCGTCACGGCTTCGACGACGGATGCCACAGCGCCGAGCACTTGCGGCACAAGCGTCATCGCCACCGACAGAGCAAGCGAGGTCACCATGAGCAGGATCATCACGAGCGACCATAGCCCCCCGACCGTCCGCAGGATCAGGCGGACCGCTCTGCCCATCAGTCGCGTGCGCAGTCCATGCGCCGGCGCATTTCCCGGATCGCCCCGTCGAGTCCCACAAAGACCGACTCGGCGATGAGGAAATGACCGATGTTCAGTTCCTTGAATTGCGAAATCGCCGCGATCGGCCCGACCGTTTCGAAGGTCAGACCGTGACCGGCATGAACTTCTAGCCCCAGACTGTCGGCAAGCTCGGCACCCCTGGCCAGTGCGGCAAGTTCGGCATCGCGGTCTTCGAAGCGTCCTTCGGTATCGAAATCGCAATATGCGCCGGTATGAAGCTCGACCACGGCGGCGCCGATCCTGGCCGAGGCCTCGATCTGCGCGCGCTCATGACCGATGAAAAGCGACACCCGGCAGCCCGCTTCACGCAGCGGCGCGATGTAGTCGGCGAGGAAGGCTTCGTTGCCCGCGACATCGAGCCCGCCTTCGGTCGTGCGCTCTTCGCGTTTTTCCGGGACGATGCAGACGGCATGGGGGCGGTGGCGCAGCGCGATGGCCTGCATTTCAGGCGTCGCGGCCATCTCGAGGTTCAGCGGCAGGCGGAGATTGGCCATCAGGTTGTCGATATCCGCGTCCGAGATATGGCGGCGGTCCTCGCGCAGATGCGCGGTGATGCCGTCGGCCCCGGCAGCCTCGGCCAGCTCGGCCGCGCGGACTGGGTCGGGCCAGGGCGTGCCCCGCGCGTTGCGGATGGTTGCGACATGGTCGATGTTCACGCCAAGGCGAAGCATGGATATTCCCTCCCGGTTCTCGCGGCCGGTTCTAAAGGCTCG
This window encodes:
- the lepB gene encoding signal peptidase I encodes the protein MAKSEARKDGGIWETVKTIFWALLIAGVFRTLFFQPFWIPSGSMKDTLLIGDFLFVNKMAYGYSSHSCPFSMCPISGRILGSDPERGDVVVFRHPTRGDDFIKRLVGLPGDRIQMRNGVLYINGEAAPQVAAGDFVETQAPQGPQGSLPCPSQIRAADNGQCVAERLTETLPNGVSHDVLNLADNGPGDNTPEFTVPEGNYFFMGDNRDNSGDSRWPASAGGVGMVPAEYLIGRADRIMFSSAGKSLLYFWTWRADRFFKAVD
- the acpS gene encoding holo-ACP synthase, whose product is MILGIGSDLANIDRIAGVLERHGDRFRRRVFTEVELALAARRKLEAATLAKRWAAKEACSKALGTGLAMGISWKDMAVRNLRSGQPTMELTGWAAERLRDMTPPGHRAHVHVTLTDDHPWAQAFVIIEALPEAASAPPLPGASA
- the rnc gene encoding ribonuclease III; the protein is MKISAELRAFSERLGHEFARPELLVRALTHGSIASATRPDNQRLEFLGDRVLGLSMAEALFAADRAATEGQLAPRYNALVRGETCAAVAREIGLGEVLKLGRSEMMSGGRRKEALLADAMEAVIAAIYLDAGFETARNVVLALWAERLDSVDQDSRDAKTALQEWAQANGMSPPRYVQTARSGPDHAPEFEITVRLDDGREAVASGKGTKRSIEQAAAQVLLGQIEGTT
- the gyrB gene encoding DNA topoisomerase (ATP-hydrolyzing) subunit B, with translation MTEPAPQPSEYGADSIKVLKGLEAVRKRPGMYIGDTDDGSGLHHMVYEVVDNGIDEALAGHADFVRVKIHADSSVSVRDNGRGIPVDLHPTEGVSAAEVIMTQLHAGGKFDQNSYKVSGGLHGVGVSVVNALSDWLELRIWRNGKEHYARFEHGDTAEHLRVVGDAAPGEKGTEVRFLASSKADGGEGTFSNLDYVYKTLENRLRELAFLNSGVRIILEDERPAEPLRTELYYEGGVREFVKFIDRSKTPVMSDPIFIQGDKNGIGIEVAMWWNDSYHETVLPFTNNIPQRDGGTHIAGFRGALTRVINSYAQTSGVAKREKVDFTGDDAREGLTCVLSVKVPDPKFSSQTKDKLVSSEVRPAVESLVNEKLTEWFEENPAEAKQIVGKIIEAALAREAARKARELTRRKTAMDVASLPGKLADCQEKDPALSELFIVEGDSAGGSAKQGRSRQNQAVLPLRGKILNVERARFDRMLSSDQVGTLITALGTGIGRDEFNLGKLRYHKIVIMTDADVDGAHIRTLLLTFFFRQMPELIEAGHLYIAQPPLYKVSRGRSEVYLKDEAALEDYLIEQGIDGASLRLGNGENISGADLARVVDEARTARRILRAYPTHYPSHITEQAAIAGALVQGRVDADAQGVAQAVAARLDMIAEEYERGWSGRPTQDAGIRLTRQLRGVEESRTLDGPMLRSGESRRLGAMTESLQEIYGQTAHLIRKDRDIPIHGPLNLLQAIFLEGEKGLSLQRYKGLGEMNPEQLWETTLDPAARTMLQVRVEDLSEADDIFTKLMGDVVEPRRDFIQQNALSVENLDI
- a CDS encoding pyridoxine 5'-phosphate synthase — encoded protein: MLRLGVNIDHVATIRNARGTPWPDPVRAAELAEAAGADGITAHLREDRRHISDADIDNLMANLRLPLNLEMAATPEMQAIALRHRPHAVCIVPEKREERTTEGGLDVAGNEAFLADYIAPLREAGCRVSLFIGHERAQIEASARIGAAVVELHTGAYCDFDTEGRFEDRDAELAALARGAELADSLGLEVHAGHGLTFETVGPIAAISQFKELNIGHFLIAESVFVGLDGAIREMRRRMDCARD
- a CDS encoding DUF1491 family protein, coding for MPEPRLAAGIWVSAYLKRLQLADIPAYVMRHGDDTAGTVMVKCATLDGRASLWMREWNFETDQRPWTRISEAGESEIDAEIARNCSRDPDLWVIEIESRNGATLLDQPGLV
- the era gene encoding GTPase Era; protein product: MTDTRAGFVALIGEPNAGKSTLLNQMVGAKVSIVTHKVQTTRARIRGIAMHENAQIVFVDTPGIFRPRRRLDRSMVKAAWGGAADADVILFLIEAHRGLTDGALAIIESLREHAGKTPVALVINKIDRVKAEVLLALSQEANSKFDFAQTFMISAEKGYGCNGLIDWLAKEVPESPWLYPEDQVADLPMRMIAAEITREKLTLRLHEEIPYQLTVETEKWEEKKDGSARVDQIVYVARPGHKGIVLGKGGETIKAVGQAARAELAEFMGRPVHLFLQVKVRENWLDEAERYNEMGLDFKDGDA